In a genomic window of Balaenoptera ricei isolate mBalRic1 chromosome 3, mBalRic1.hap2, whole genome shotgun sequence:
- the ASF1B gene encoding histone chaperone ASF1B, whose protein sequence is MAKVSVLNVAVLENPSPFHSPFRFEISFECSEALADDLEWKIIYVGSAESEEFDQILDSVLVGPVPAGRHMFVFQADAPNPSLIPETDAVGVTVVLITCTYHGQEFIRVGYYVNNEYPNPELRENPPPKPDFSQLQRNILASNPRVTRFHINWDNNTDRLEAIENHDPALGCSFPLSCTPIKGLGLPGCIPGLLPENSMDCI, encoded by the exons ATGGCTAAGGTGTCGGTGTTGAACGTGGCGGTGCTGGAGAATCCGAGCCCTTTCCACAGCCCCTTCCGGTTCGAGATCAGCTTCGAGTGCAGTGAGGCCCTGGCAGACG ATCTGGAGTGGAAGATCATTTACGTAGGCTCAGCCGAGAGTGAAGAGTTTGATCAAATCCTAGACTCAGTGCTGGTCGGCCCTGTCCCAGCAGGGAGACACATGTTCGTCTTTCAG GCCGATGCCCCCAACCCATCCCTCATCCCTGAGACTGACGCCGTGGGTGTGACTGTGGTCCTCATCACCTGCACCTACCACGGACAGGAGTTCATCCGAGTGGGCTACTATGTCAACAATGAGTACCCTAACCCTGAGCTGCGGGAGAACCCACCCCCAAAGCCAGACTTCTCTCAG CTCCAGCGGAACATCTTGGCCTCAAACCCCCGGGTGACCCGCTTCCACATCAACTGGGACAACAACACGGACAGGCTGGAGGCCATAGAGAACCACGACCCAGCCCTGGGCTGCAGCTTCCCCCTCAGCTGCACTCCCATCAAGGGCTTAGGTCTCCCTGGCTGCATCCCTGGGCTCCTCCCTGAGAACTCCATGGACTGCATCTAA
- the SMIM46 gene encoding small integral membrane protein 46: MDLGSGRGWDGDSETTFQLWLQLLLWGHLTVRFLGYLRRTLWAPKPQPAP, encoded by the coding sequence ATGGATCTGGGGTCAGGTAGAGGCTGGGATGGGGACTCAGAGACCACCTTCCAGCTGTGGCTGCAGCTGCTTCTCTGGGGCCATCTGACTGTCCGTTTCCTGGGCTACCTGCGCCGCACCCTCTGGGCACCTAAGCCGCAGCCAGCACCCTGA